The sequence below is a genomic window from Pleurocapsa sp. PCC 7327.
TGGCCCGACCGCTACGTTCCTCTATTTGGCGCCCCCGATTACGATCCGACTCAGGAAAGAGAAAGTACGCCTATTGCAGAACAGTTAGAAATATTTGCTGACCTTATCAAAGCAGGTAAAATTCGCTATCTAGGATTGAGTAACGAAACGCCTTGGGGAGTCTGCGAATTTTGTCATCTCGCTCAAAAATTAGGATTGCCAAAAGTCGTCTCGATTCAAAATGCTTTTAGTCTGGTCAATCGAGTTTTTCAGATTAATTTAGCCGAAGCTTGTCGCTTTAATAATATCGGTTTGTTGGCTTATAGTCCGCTAGCATTTGGTTTATTGACGGGGAAATATCTCGACCGAATCCCAGAAAATTCTCGACTGAATTTATTTAAAGGGTTTGGCATTCGCTACGAGAAACCGAATCTTACCGAAGCAGTAACAGCTTATGTAGAAATTGCCAAGAAATATGGACTGTCTCCTGCTAAAATGGCGTTGGCTTTTGTGCGATCGCATTGGTTTGTCACCAGTACAATTATTGGTGCGACGACAATGGAACAACTCAAGGAAAATTTGAGTAGCATCGAGGTGGAATTAGATAAGGATATCTTGGCAGAAATCGATGCAGTTCACGTTCGCTATCCCAATCCTACACCTTAGTTTGCATAAAGCAAGCGATCGCAGTCAGGGGCAACCCAAAACGCAAATGTTCTTTGAAAGAGAGATGATAGCCCATAGAAGCTGCTGCCTCTGACACAATGAGGTTAGCAACCGAACCAAACAAGGTCAAATTTCCCGCTAAAGTCGATCCAGCCGACAGCAATAACCAGGAGGAAAGATCGTTTTTTTCGATTATTGGTGCCAGTACTAAGACAGCAGGCACATTAGAGATTAAATTCGATAGCATCGCCGTCACTCCCAGCAGTTTTGCAGGCGTATTGGCTAGCGGAGTCACTAACTCTAACCAGCCCAGAGTTTGGGTGGCATGGGTGAGAATAAACAAACCAGAAAACATTACCAGCAAGTTCCAGTCTACTTGTCGAAGCACTTTTTCAGGTTTTACTCGACGGGTGATTAACAATAAGGCTGCTGCTGTCAGTGCTGCTTTTCCCATGGGAACGCCTGCGGTAAAGGCGATTAATAATCCGAG
It includes:
- a CDS encoding NADP(H)-dependent aldo-keto reductase, which produces MKYSQLGDSDLFVSEICLGTMTFGEQNTLEDARQQLDYAVSAGINFIDSAEMYPVPAKAETQGKTEEYIGEWLVKQQRDKLIIATKVAGPNSRLTWLRGGNNRIDRANVNQAVEDSLKRLQTDYIDLYQIHWPDRYVPLFGAPDYDPTQERESTPIAEQLEIFADLIKAGKIRYLGLSNETPWGVCEFCHLAQKLGLPKVVSIQNAFSLVNRVFQINLAEACRFNNIGLLAYSPLAFGLLTGKYLDRIPENSRLNLFKGFGIRYEKPNLTEAVTAYVEIAKKYGLSPAKMALAFVRSHWFVTSTIIGATTMEQLKENLSSIEVELDKDILAEIDAVHVRYPNPTP